The DNA sequence GTCGACCTGCTTCAACGTCATCTCGGGCATCTACCGCGCCACCGCCGGAGCCGTCCGGTACGCGGACAAGGACCTCACCCGCCTCGCACCGCACCGCATCGCTCAGCTCGGTGTGGCCCGCACCTTCCAGAACATCGTCCTCACCCACGGGACCGTCGCCGACAACCTCATGCTCGGCCGCCACCGGCTGACCCGGGCAGGCTTCACGGCGAGCGCGCTGCGGCTGCCCCATACGGTGCGCGAGCAACGCCGCCACCGGGAGCGCGCGGCCGAGATCGCCGACTTCCTGGGCCTCGGCCCGGCGTTCGACAAGCCGGTCGGCGGGCTTTCGTACGGCGACCGCAAGCGGGTGGAGATGGCGCGTGCGCTCTGCATGGAGCCCAGGCTGCTGCTGCTCGACGAGCCCGTCGCCGGTATGCACCCCACCGAGCGTTCGGCCATGGCCGAGACGATCGCCCGGGTGCGTGACGCCCTGAACATCTCGATCCTCATCGTCGAGCACGACATGGGGCTGATCATGCGGATCGCCGACTCGGTGACCGTGCTCGACTTCGGCCGCCTCATCGCGGACGGGCCGCCCGAGCACATCCAGAACCACCCGGCGGTCATCAGCGCGTATCTCGGCACCCCGGTCCAGGACACCGAGCCGAAACCGGAAGCCGAGCCGAAACCGGAAACTGCCGCGGACACGGACACGGACACGGACGCGGGCACCGGCACCGGCACCGGCACCGGCACCGGCACGGACACCGCCGAGGCCACTGCCTCGGACACCGCCCCGGACACCGAGCGCGACTCGGAGGAAGCATCATGATCAAGCTCACCGAAACCGTCCTCAACGGCCTGGCGCTCGGCTCCGTCTACGCGCTGATAGCCCTGGGATTCGTCGTGATCTTCAAGGCGTCCGGCGTCATGAACTTCGCACACGGCTCCCTGCTGCTCTTCGGCGGCTACGTCACGGCCCGCCTCCACGACGCCATCGGCTTCGTCCCCGCCGTCCTCGTCGGCGCCGCGCTCGGCGCGGCTCTCGCCGGACTCGTCCAGCTGCTGGCCACCCGCGGCCTGCGCGGTACGGAGATCCACACGCTGACCATCCTCACCATCGGCGTGGACGTCCTGCTCAGCACCGAACTCAACCGGCAGGTCGGCGCCGACTACCTCACCATGGGCGACCCCTGGGGCGCCGATGTGACCCGGCTCGGCAGCATCACCGTCGCCGACGCACGGATCGCGAGCATCGCCGTAGCGGTCATCGTCATCGGCGCGTTCTTCGCCGCCTTCCGCTGGTCCCGCTGGGGCCTGTCCATGCGGTCCGCCGCCGCCGACCCGGAGGCCGCGGCCCTGATGGGGATACGGCTGGACCGCGTACGGCTCATCGCCTGGTGCGTCGCCGGGGCGCTGGCCGCGCTCGCCGCCGTGTTCCTCGCCGCTTTCCCCGCGCCGGGACTCGACCGTACGACCAGTCAGATCGCCCTGAGCGCCTTCCCCGCGGCGATCCTCGGCGGCATGGACTCGGCCGTCGGCGCACTCATCGGAAGTCTGGTGATCGGCCTGACCGCGGCCATGGCCGCCGGCTACCAGAACGAACTGAGCGTCCTCGGCGCCGGCTTCTCCGATGTGGCCCCCTACCTCGTGATGGTGCTCGTGCTCCTGGTCCGCCCCACCGGTCTCTTCGGATCGAAGGAGCTGAGCCGTGTCTGACATCCGCGACACCACTGGCTCCTCTGACACCACTGACACCGTCGACCCCGTGGCGGCTCCCGCCCCCACGCCCGGCGATTCCCCGTCCGTCCAGGCCCGGTGGTCCGGCAGGCTCGCCCCCCGCGGGCGACGCGCGGCCACTCTGACCGCCGGCGTACTGGTCCTGCTCGCCCTCCCCTTCTACGTCACCTCGTTCTGGCTCCAGACGGGCCTGTTCGCGATGGCCGCCGTCATCGGCGCCATCGGGCTGAACCTGCTCTCCGGGACGACGGGACAGCTCTCCCTCGGCCACGCCTTCTTCCTCGCCGTCGGCGCGTACGGCTATGTGTGGCTGGCAGCCGAGCCGTCCGGCACCGGTTCCAGCAGCCTGTACGGCCTCGGTCTCCCGCCGGTCCTCGCCTTCGTGCTTGCGATCGTGCTCGCCGGCGCGGCGGGCGGCCTGTTCAGCCCCATCTCGGGCCGGCTGCGCGGCATGTACCTGGGCATCGCCACCCTCGCCCTGGTCTTCCTCGGCCATCACATGATGCTCAACGCCCCGCACGTGACCGGCGGCTTCAACGGCCGTTCCGTACCGCCGCTGGACATCCTCGGCTTCTCGTTCACCGACACCTCCCCCGACGGGCTCGCCGTCCTCGGCGTCCCCTTCGGCGGACTGGAGCGTCTGTGGTACGTCGGCCTGGCCCTGGTGGCCGTGGCCTGGCTCGCCGCCCGGAACATCCTGCGCGGACGCCCCGGCCGCGCCCTCGGCGCCGTACGCGACAGCGAGGTCGCCGCCGCCGTGATGGGAGTCCATCTCACCCGCTACCGCGCCTCCGCTTTCATCGTCTCCTCGATGTACGCGGGTGCCGCGGGCGCCCTGCTGGCCCTGGTGTTCAAGCGCGTCGTCCCCGACCACTTCGGCCTGCTGCTGTCCATCGACTACCTCGCGATGATCGTCATCGGCGGCCTCGGCTCCGTGGGCGGCGCGGCCTGCGGCGCGGTCTTCGTCGCCCTGATCCCCCACCTGCTCACCAAGTACGCCGACGACCTGCCCCTGCTCACCGCTCCCGGCACCACGGGATCCGGCGTGTCCCCGGGCGACGCGGCCCGCTACCTCTACGGCACCGCGATCGTCCTCGTTCTGATCTTCGCCCCCGGCGGCCTGGCCGGACTGGCTCACAGACGGCCGCGCCGCAAGGGCGACGGCTCCCCCCGCACCCGGCGTTTCCCTCTGCGCACCCGCACCGCCCCGAAGGAGCACACCCTGTGAGAAGCACCCGACTTGCCCCGGCAGCAGCCGTCATCACCGCACTCGCCCTGAGCGCCACGGCCTGCAGCACCAAGAGCGGTGCCGACGCGAACGGCGCCGGCAGCGACGGCGTCAAGACCGGCCCCGGCGTGACGGAGAAGACCATCACCCTGGGCGCGTTGACCGACCTCACCGGCCCGTACGCCTCGCTCGGCAAGAGCATCGTCAACGCCCAGCAGCTGTACACCGACCAGCTCAACGCCTCCGGCGGCATCTGCGGCCGGACCGTCAAGATCACCGTCAAGGACCACGGCTACGACGTCCAGAAGGCGGTGTCCGCATTCACCGAGACCGAGCCGAAGGTGGCCGCCGTGTCCCAGATGGTCGGCTCCCCGGTGGTGTCCTCGCTGTCGCAGGAGCTCGAGTCCAAGCACCTGCTCACGTTCCCGATGGCCTGGGCCTCCACCCTGCTGGGCCGCGAATACGTCCAGGTGGTCGGCTCCACCTACGACATCGACATGATCAACGGCGTCGACCACGTCGTCCGTACGGCCAAGTTGAAAGCGGGCGACAAGATCGGCCACGTCTACTTCGAGGGTGAGTACGGTGAGAACGCGCTTGCCGGTGCCACCTACGCGGCGAAGAAGGCGAAGCTGACCGTCGTCGGGCAGAAGATCAAGCCTACCGACCAGGATCTGACCGCCCAGGTCACCGCGCTCAAGCAGGCCCGCGTCAAGGCGATCCTGATCAGCGCCGGTCCGCGTCAGACGGCCGCCCTGGTCGGCACCGCCGCCGCCGCGGGCTTCGCCGTCCCGGTTCTCACCAGCTCGCCTGGCTTCGCCCCGCAGCTGCTGGCGACCCCGGTCGGACCCGCCCTGGAGAAGATGCTCCAAGTGGTGAGCCCCGCCCCGGCGTTCAGCGCCGACAACCCCGCGATGCAGAAGCTCGCCAAGGACTACAAGGCGAAGTACCCCAAGGACCCGCTCGACCCGGGTGTGGTCAGCGGCTGGAACGCGATCAGCGTCCTCGGCGAGGACCTCAAGGCGGCCTGCAAGGCGAAGGACCTGACGCGCGAGGGCATAGCCGCTGCCCACCGCAAGCAGTCCAAGCTCACCGTGCTCGGCGTGCCGCTGAACTTCTCGGACCGCACCAAGCCGGCGACGTACCAGAGCTTCATCCACAAGCCGGCGAAGACGGCCACCGGCGGCCTCGCGAACGTCGAACCGGCCCACGAGGTGCCCGCGGCGCGGACCTACACCCTGCCCAAGGGCTGAACCGGCCCGCCCCAAGGGCACGCCCACGGAACTGTCCGGGCTGAGCAGGAGGAACTCGTGGGCGCGGACCGGGCGCTTGCCCGGCTGCACCCGGAGGCGGCTGCCGGGCAAGCCCGCGGGCCAGGCAGTGCCGCTAATGCCACACCGCGAGAAAGGCATGGACGAGCAGGCTCTGCCCGGGCAGTATCGGAGGTTTCCGACGTAGTCCGCTCGCCCGACGAGCCGCTCATCCCCAGGGCGTACGCCGACTGCTCGGGAGCAGTACGCAACCGCGATTCCGTGGCCTGGCTCAGCCCAAGGGCGCGGCGAGGCCTCGGATCCGCATCGTCCGGGGCGCCGCCACCCGGCGTCGGCACTGACCGCCGGGGCGAAGGGCGCAACTAATCGCAAAAGTGTACGTTTGCACTTTTCCCGACTCAAAATGAGTTCTACTCTCATGTACAGATGGCGGGCGGACGGCCGGCCAGTCGACCACCGCCGCCTGTAACGAGCGGAGGCGGAGATGAAAGCGTCGATACGGCGGTCCGCGATCTTCGCAAGCGCGGCTGCTCTTGTGATAGCCGTCTGCGGTGCGACGGGCACTGCCCAGGCCGAGCCGGGTGATGGTGAGCTCCAGTTCGGCTACGTCCTGCCGGAGACGGGACAGTTGGCGTACCTCGGTCCACCCCAGATCGAGTCGTTGAAGTTCGCGATACAGAAGATCAATGACGCCGGCGGGGTCCTGGGCAAGTCCGTGCCGACTGTGGTCTCCAGTGACGAGGCGGGCCAGGAGGCCGTTGCCGCGCAGTCGGCGGACCGGGTCCTCGCGGCAGGCGTGGACGCGATCGTCGGCGCCGCGGCTTCCGGAATGTCGCTGGCGTTCATCGACCGGGTGACCGGAGCGGGCGTCGTGCAGTGCTCGGGGTCGAACACCGCTCCCACCTTCACCGACTACGAGGACGACGGCTTCTACTTCCGTACCGTCCCGAGCGACGCACTGCAGGGGCCCATCCTGGCGGATGTCGTCCGCGATGACGGCCACAATCGGGTGGCCCTGGTCGCACGGGCGGACGACTACGGTCGTGGCCTGATGGAGGCCACCCGGAAGACACTGGAGGACCGCGGAGCGACGGTGACGCTCGCCGAGACCTACGACCCGAAGGCGACCAACTTCGACCAGGTCGTTCAGCAGATGGAGAACTCCAGGCCGGACGCCGCCGTGGTGATCGCGTTCGAGGAAGGCACGCAGATCCTGCAGGGCATGATCGAGTCCGGACTCGGGCCCGACCGGATCGGCGTCTACGGCGCCGACGGACTGCGCAGTGAGGAACTGCCCTCGCTGGTCGCCCCGGGCCAGCCCGAGAAGCTCTCCGGGATGAAGGGGACCGCACCTGCATCGGCGTCGAACGAGCAGTATGTGAAGGAGCTCAAGGAATTCGCGCCGGATCTGAAGGAGCTGCAGTTCGCACCGCAGGTGTTCGACTGCGTGACGACGATCGCGCTCGCCGCCGAGAAGGCGGAGTCCGACGACCCGGGCGAGTACGTGAAGGAGATGAACGGGATCACCAAGGACGGCGAGAAGTGCAACTCGTTCGCCGCCTGCAAGGAGCTGCTCGCCGACGGCAGGGACATCGACTACAACGGTGTGAGCGGGCCGCTCGACTTCACCGACAACGGCGAACCCGGCCAGGCGTCGATCGAGGTGTACGGCTACGACGACGAGGGAAAATTGCAGACCCTGCGCACCGAGACCAGCACGGCCGAGGAGTGAGCGGGAGGACGGACAGCGGGAGTCAACGGACACGGGCGAGCGTGCCGAGGTAGAGCTCGATCACCTTCTCGTCGTGCAGCAGGGCCTTACCCGTGCCCGTGTACGCGTTGCGGCCCTGGTCGAGGACGTAGCCGCGGTCGCAGAACTGCAGGCACCTGCGGGCGTTCTGCTCGACCATGAGCACGGCTACGCCCGCGCTGTTGATCATTCTGCAGCGGTCGAAGACGTGGTCCTGATGCAGTGGTGACAGGCCGGCCGACGGCTCGTCGAGCAACAGCAGTTGTGGCTCCATCATCAGGGCGCGGGCCATCGCGAGCATCTGGCGTTCACCGCCGGACATCGCGCCGGCCTTCTGCTTGCGGCGGTCGGCCAGAACGGGGAAGAGCTCCTCGACGGCCGCGACCCGCCGCGCGTGGTCTTTGGGCCGCAGATACATGCCCATCCGCAGGTTCTCCTCGACGGTGAGCGTGGGGAACACGTTCTGCAGCTGCGGTACGTAGCCCACGCCCCGCCGGACCAGCTCGTGCGCGGGCCGGCCGGTCACGTCCTGGCCGCGCAGCCGGACGGTCCCGCCGCGCACCCGCAGCAACCCGAAGACTGCCTTGACCAGCGTCGACTTGCCGGCTCCGTTGGGGCCGATCACGCCGACCACCTCGCCCGGTCGCACCTCGACGCTGCATCCACGCAGCACATCGACACCGGGTACGTAACCGGCGACGATGCCGTCGGCCGCCAGCACCGGTGCCTGCTCCTCGGCGGACATCGCTACTCCTCCTTGCCCTTCTCGTCGGTCGCCTCCGGCTCGTCGTGCCGCTTGCCCAAGTACGCGTCCACGACGGCGGCGTTCCGGCCGATCGTGTGCGGTGGGCCCTCCGCCACAAGACGGCCGTCGGCCATGACGGCCACCCAGTCGCTGATGCCCATGACCACGTCCATGTCGTGCTCGACGAAGCACACCGTCAGCCCCTCGTCGCGCAGCTGCGTGATGTGTCCGAGCAGCGACTGGGTCAGCGCGGGGTTCACCCCGGCCATCGGCTCGTCGAGCAGGAGCATGACCGGCCGGGTCATCAGGGCGCGGGCCAGTTCCAGCAGTTTGCGCTGGCCGCCGGAGAGCGTGCCGGCATGGTCGTCGCGCAGGGGCCCGAGCCGGAACCGGTCCAGCAGTTCGTCGGCCCGGCGCTCGAACTCCCGCTCCTGCCCGCGCCACAGCGGTCGCAGCAGCGCCGGCAACACCTGCTCGCCGCGATGTCCGGGCGCGGCGAGGAGCAGGTTCTCCAGCACCGTGAGCCGGGCGACCGCCCTGGAGAGCTGGAACGTACGAACCATTCCGCGCCGCGCCACCCGGTGCGCCGGGGCGCCGGTGAGCGGCTGTCCGTCGAACGACCAACGGCCGCCGTCGGCCCGGTCGAACCCGCTCACCACGTTGAACAACGTGGTCTTGCCGGCACCGTTGGGCCCGATGAGCGCCGTGATGGCCCCGCGCTGCAC is a window from the Streptomyces sp. NBC_00299 genome containing:
- a CDS encoding ABC transporter ATP-binding protein, which codes for MSIGTTPTTSETVTAPRPDSGPDPVPALAVENLTVRFSGLVALDELSFTVAPGTIHALIGPNGAGKSTCFNVISGIYRATAGAVRYADKDLTRLAPHRIAQLGVARTFQNIVLTHGTVADNLMLGRHRLTRAGFTASALRLPHTVREQRRHRERAAEIADFLGLGPAFDKPVGGLSYGDRKRVEMARALCMEPRLLLLDEPVAGMHPTERSAMAETIARVRDALNISILIVEHDMGLIMRIADSVTVLDFGRLIADGPPEHIQNHPAVISAYLGTPVQDTEPKPEAEPKPETAADTDTDTDAGTGTGTGTGTGTDTAEATASDTAPDTERDSEEAS
- a CDS encoding branched-chain amino acid ABC transporter permease is translated as MIKLTETVLNGLALGSVYALIALGFVVIFKASGVMNFAHGSLLLFGGYVTARLHDAIGFVPAVLVGAALGAALAGLVQLLATRGLRGTEIHTLTILTIGVDVLLSTELNRQVGADYLTMGDPWGADVTRLGSITVADARIASIAVAVIVIGAFFAAFRWSRWGLSMRSAAADPEAAALMGIRLDRVRLIAWCVAGALAALAAVFLAAFPAPGLDRTTSQIALSAFPAAILGGMDSAVGALIGSLVIGLTAAMAAGYQNELSVLGAGFSDVAPYLVMVLVLLVRPTGLFGSKELSRV
- a CDS encoding branched-chain amino acid ABC transporter permease, which produces MSDIRDTTGSSDTTDTVDPVAAPAPTPGDSPSVQARWSGRLAPRGRRAATLTAGVLVLLALPFYVTSFWLQTGLFAMAAVIGAIGLNLLSGTTGQLSLGHAFFLAVGAYGYVWLAAEPSGTGSSSLYGLGLPPVLAFVLAIVLAGAAGGLFSPISGRLRGMYLGIATLALVFLGHHMMLNAPHVTGGFNGRSVPPLDILGFSFTDTSPDGLAVLGVPFGGLERLWYVGLALVAVAWLAARNILRGRPGRALGAVRDSEVAAAVMGVHLTRYRASAFIVSSMYAGAAGALLALVFKRVVPDHFGLLLSIDYLAMIVIGGLGSVGGAACGAVFVALIPHLLTKYADDLPLLTAPGTTGSGVSPGDAARYLYGTAIVLVLIFAPGGLAGLAHRRPRRKGDGSPRTRRFPLRTRTAPKEHTL
- a CDS encoding ABC transporter substrate-binding protein, translated to MRSTRLAPAAAVITALALSATACSTKSGADANGAGSDGVKTGPGVTEKTITLGALTDLTGPYASLGKSIVNAQQLYTDQLNASGGICGRTVKITVKDHGYDVQKAVSAFTETEPKVAAVSQMVGSPVVSSLSQELESKHLLTFPMAWASTLLGREYVQVVGSTYDIDMINGVDHVVRTAKLKAGDKIGHVYFEGEYGENALAGATYAAKKAKLTVVGQKIKPTDQDLTAQVTALKQARVKAILISAGPRQTAALVGTAAAAGFAVPVLTSSPGFAPQLLATPVGPALEKMLQVVSPAPAFSADNPAMQKLAKDYKAKYPKDPLDPGVVSGWNAISVLGEDLKAACKAKDLTREGIAAAHRKQSKLTVLGVPLNFSDRTKPATYQSFIHKPAKTATGGLANVEPAHEVPAARTYTLPKG
- a CDS encoding ABC transporter substrate-binding protein → MKASIRRSAIFASAAALVIAVCGATGTAQAEPGDGELQFGYVLPETGQLAYLGPPQIESLKFAIQKINDAGGVLGKSVPTVVSSDEAGQEAVAAQSADRVLAAGVDAIVGAAASGMSLAFIDRVTGAGVVQCSGSNTAPTFTDYEDDGFYFRTVPSDALQGPILADVVRDDGHNRVALVARADDYGRGLMEATRKTLEDRGATVTLAETYDPKATNFDQVVQQMENSRPDAAVVIAFEEGTQILQGMIESGLGPDRIGVYGADGLRSEELPSLVAPGQPEKLSGMKGTAPASASNEQYVKELKEFAPDLKELQFAPQVFDCVTTIALAAEKAESDDPGEYVKEMNGITKDGEKCNSFAACKELLADGRDIDYNGVSGPLDFTDNGEPGQASIEVYGYDDEGKLQTLRTETSTAEE
- a CDS encoding ABC transporter ATP-binding protein produces the protein MSAEEQAPVLAADGIVAGYVPGVDVLRGCSVEVRPGEVVGVIGPNGAGKSTLVKAVFGLLRVRGGTVRLRGQDVTGRPAHELVRRGVGYVPQLQNVFPTLTVEENLRMGMYLRPKDHARRVAAVEELFPVLADRRKQKAGAMSGGERQMLAMARALMMEPQLLLLDEPSAGLSPLHQDHVFDRCRMINSAGVAVLMVEQNARRCLQFCDRGYVLDQGRNAYTGTGKALLHDEKVIELYLGTLARVR
- a CDS encoding ABC transporter ATP-binding protein, coding for MAADPVVSQRGRLSAIDPEPGVRKPDPLLVLDQVTRTFGGLVAVRVEHLEVQRGAITALIGPNGAGKTTLFNVVSGFDRADGGRWSFDGQPLTGAPAHRVARRGMVRTFQLSRAVARLTVLENLLLAAPGHRGEQVLPALLRPLWRGQEREFERRADELLDRFRLGPLRDDHAGTLSGGQRKLLELARALMTRPVMLLLDEPMAGVNPALTQSLLGHITQLRDEGLTVCFVEHDMDVVMGISDWVAVMADGRLVAEGPPHTIGRNAAVVDAYLGKRHDEPEATDEKGKEE